A single window of Pontibacillus chungwhensis DNA harbors:
- a CDS encoding FMN-binding glutamate synthase family protein produces the protein MINTILLSILVGLVLLIILIPLLLVFRVYFHDEHQKEHSILRNYPVLGKARYFIEKMGPELRQYLFNEDNEGKPFSRKEFQQVVVAGKYNSRMIGFGSERPFQEDGFFLVNHMFPTLDEEIRVEQEPKVRTKTYQIDDEKLFSRKEHREDDQIKPYYLQEDDAIVLGNNRAKHPFHVKGVIGQSAMSYGSLGEKAITALSEGLGMAGGTWMNTGEGGLSPYHLKGNVDIIMQIGPAMFGVRTKDGDFSWEEFKDKCNTEQVKAFELKLAQGAKTRGGHLDGEKVSEEIARIRMVEEGQSIDSPNRFKGIDTPQQLLSFLQELRDVGGKPVGMKIVAGSHDEVETLVKAIKDTGIIPDFITVDGSEGGTGASYYELAEGVGLPIFSGLPLVHGLLKKYGLRDETYIIASGKLLTPEKAATALALGADMINIARGFMLSVGCIMAQVCHTNNCPVGVATTDPDLQKALSIEEKKYRVCNYLVSMREGLYYIAEAVGAQSPRGLNQSHLVYKTKESQTYTMDEWLHKV, from the coding sequence ATGATCAATACCATTCTATTAAGCATATTAGTCGGCCTTGTTTTACTCATTATTCTCATACCACTGTTGCTGGTTTTCCGTGTCTATTTTCATGACGAACATCAGAAGGAGCATTCGATTTTAAGAAACTATCCTGTTCTCGGAAAGGCGCGCTACTTTATAGAGAAGATGGGACCAGAATTACGCCAGTATTTATTTAATGAAGACAATGAAGGGAAACCTTTCTCGAGAAAGGAATTCCAACAAGTGGTTGTGGCTGGTAAATACAACAGCCGGATGATTGGATTTGGATCGGAACGCCCCTTTCAGGAGGACGGCTTCTTCCTAGTGAATCACATGTTCCCGACTCTCGATGAAGAGATCCGTGTAGAGCAAGAGCCTAAAGTTCGGACGAAAACTTACCAGATTGATGATGAGAAACTGTTCTCTCGAAAAGAACACAGGGAAGACGATCAAATAAAGCCGTATTACCTTCAAGAGGACGATGCCATTGTACTTGGTAACAATCGAGCCAAGCACCCCTTTCACGTTAAAGGAGTAATTGGCCAATCCGCTATGAGTTATGGATCCTTAGGGGAGAAAGCCATTACGGCTCTCTCAGAAGGACTCGGGATGGCTGGTGGAACGTGGATGAATACGGGAGAAGGAGGTCTATCTCCCTATCATTTAAAAGGGAACGTTGATATCATCATGCAAATTGGTCCAGCCATGTTTGGTGTCCGAACAAAAGACGGCGATTTTTCATGGGAAGAGTTTAAAGATAAATGCAACACAGAACAAGTGAAGGCTTTTGAACTTAAATTAGCTCAAGGCGCAAAGACCCGTGGAGGTCACCTGGACGGAGAGAAAGTCTCCGAGGAAATTGCCCGCATTCGAATGGTAGAAGAGGGCCAATCAATCGACAGCCCGAATCGTTTTAAAGGAATCGATACCCCTCAACAATTGCTCTCCTTTCTACAAGAATTACGAGACGTAGGGGGCAAGCCTGTAGGAATGAAGATTGTAGCCGGAAGCCATGATGAGGTCGAAACACTTGTAAAAGCCATAAAAGATACAGGCATTATACCCGATTTTATTACGGTTGATGGAAGTGAAGGTGGAACAGGAGCGTCCTATTATGAATTGGCCGAAGGAGTTGGACTCCCGATCTTCTCAGGTCTCCCACTAGTCCATGGGCTCCTGAAGAAGTACGGCCTGCGAGACGAAACCTACATCATTGCCTCTGGTAAACTGCTAACCCCAGAGAAAGCAGCCACCGCACTCGCTCTTGGAGCCGATATGATTAATATCGCAAGAGGATTCATGCTAAGCGTTGGATGCATTATGGCCCAGGTCTGTCACACCAACAACTGCCCTGTAGGAGTAGCCACTACAGACCCGGACCTACAAAAAGCCTTAAGCATCGAAGAAAAGAAATACAGAGTCTGCAACTACCTCGTCTCCATGCGAGAAGGACTCTATTACATCGCCGAAGCCGTAGGCGCCCAATCACCAAGAGGCCTAAACCAATCCCACCTTGTCTATAAAACTAAAGAAAGCCAAACCTACACAATGGACGAATGGTTACACAAGGTATAA
- a CDS encoding cytochrome c oxidase subunit 3 — protein sequence MTTHKSALFGDKQLGFALYLIGELIMFATLFATYFLFTPSAINPTPSETFELRTVVITSICLLSSSATIHYGEKAFEKGKQKGVWVGLITTILLATAFMGFEIHEFYMYVSEGYTLTENLFLSSFYILVGLHASHVLFGIGWMLLLCYHYPRIPAAAYGEKQKIFSYYWHFVDIIWVFIITFVYGPYLF from the coding sequence ATGACCACACATAAAAGTGCGCTATTTGGCGATAAGCAGCTCGGGTTTGCTTTGTATTTAATAGGTGAACTCATTATGTTTGCTACGTTATTTGCGACGTACTTCCTTTTCACTCCTTCAGCTATTAATCCAACACCTAGTGAAACATTTGAATTGCGAACCGTCGTGATCACCTCGATTTGTTTGTTGAGTAGCAGTGCTACCATTCACTACGGTGAAAAGGCGTTTGAAAAAGGGAAGCAAAAAGGCGTTTGGGTTGGGCTAATCACAACAATCCTTCTAGCTACAGCTTTCATGGGGTTTGAAATTCACGAATTCTATATGTATGTGTCAGAAGGTTATACATTAACAGAAAACTTATTCTTGTCCTCTTTCTATATTCTTGTAGGTCTTCATGCCTCACACGTTTTATTCGGGATAGGGTGGATGCTCTTACTGTGCTACCACTACCCGCGTATCCCTGCAGCAGCCTACGGGGAAAAACAAAAGATTTTCAGCTACTATTGGCACTTCGTCGATATCATCTGGGTGTTTATTATTACGTTCGTTTATGGACCGTACTTGTTTTAG
- the ctaD gene encoding cytochrome c oxidase subunit I — translation MTFELFDRTFYIASDVLLAYVALIGTGLGVVYLVHRSNKWPVIKEYVTTTHHRKIGVLYLLSATLFFLRAGIEALIIRVQLAVPENDFWVFQGDKFNEAFTTHGTIMIFFVAMPLLIGLMNVAVPLQIGAQDMAFPYLNAISFWLFLAGAILVNMSFFMTASPNAGWTAYAPLSTAEFTPEAGNDYYIFGLQVSGMGTILAAINMIVTIVRHRAPGMKMTRMPLFAWSTLITAFLILIAFPVLTIALYILMFDRLFGTSFFSGEAGSPIYWQHLFWIFGHPEVYIIVIPAFGIFSDVISTFSRKRVFGYTSMVVAIVIIGLLGFMVWVHHMFTVGLGPVVNTVFAITTMLIAVPTGIKIFNWLFTMRKGVIRLDTPMLFAAGFIPTFVIGGVTGVMLAVAAADFQFHDTYFVVAHFHYTMVGGTVLGAFAGIYYWFPKMFGFKLKEKWGRAHFWLFLIGFHITFFPQHFAGLNGMPRRVYTYAAEDNVFTFNFISTIGAFMMGIGTLFFVWNIYRSFKDPDRCGDDPWDGRTLEWSVPSPSPEHPFDPMPQVTTIDPLWEAKRNRGGKLPIAKTSRSAPVDVESWQPVSFFGLILALSLSFIYHVTWLQILFGILVLAFFALRTLTDEHTRMKKEEEGHDHT, via the coding sequence ATGACATTTGAGTTGTTTGATCGAACATTTTATATAGCATCTGACGTTTTACTGGCCTACGTAGCCCTGATAGGTACAGGCCTTGGGGTCGTATATTTGGTTCATCGGTCGAACAAATGGCCGGTTATAAAAGAGTACGTAACGACGACGCATCACCGAAAGATCGGTGTTCTTTATTTGCTCTCAGCGACTCTCTTCTTTCTACGAGCTGGCATTGAAGCACTTATTATCCGTGTGCAGCTTGCTGTCCCGGAGAATGACTTTTGGGTCTTTCAAGGTGATAAATTTAACGAAGCCTTTACGACCCATGGCACAATCATGATCTTTTTTGTAGCGATGCCTCTTTTGATTGGTCTAATGAACGTCGCAGTTCCTCTTCAAATTGGCGCCCAGGATATGGCCTTTCCATACCTGAACGCCATTAGTTTCTGGCTGTTTCTTGCCGGGGCCATTCTTGTGAACATGAGCTTCTTTATGACAGCCTCTCCGAACGCAGGTTGGACAGCTTATGCCCCTTTATCGACAGCTGAGTTTACACCGGAAGCAGGGAACGATTATTACATATTTGGATTACAAGTATCCGGGATGGGGACGATTTTAGCGGCCATTAATATGATTGTAACGATTGTTCGTCACCGTGCGCCCGGTATGAAGATGACGCGTATGCCACTATTCGCATGGTCGACCCTTATTACAGCGTTTCTGATTCTTATCGCCTTTCCTGTCCTTACAATTGCCCTTTATATTCTTATGTTTGATCGCTTATTTGGCACGTCATTCTTCTCAGGGGAAGCAGGGTCACCTATTTACTGGCAGCATTTGTTCTGGATATTCGGTCACCCAGAGGTGTATATCATCGTCATTCCAGCATTCGGTATTTTCTCAGATGTCATATCCACATTTTCAAGGAAACGGGTGTTTGGATATACATCGATGGTTGTAGCGATCGTCATTATAGGACTCCTCGGCTTCATGGTGTGGGTGCACCATATGTTTACCGTCGGCTTAGGTCCTGTCGTCAATACCGTATTTGCGATTACGACGATGCTTATTGCCGTTCCAACCGGGATCAAGATCTTTAACTGGTTGTTTACGATGAGAAAAGGGGTCATTCGTTTAGATACTCCTATGTTGTTCGCAGCTGGATTTATTCCTACCTTCGTAATCGGGGGAGTAACAGGGGTGATGCTTGCTGTGGCAGCGGCTGATTTTCAGTTCCATGATACGTACTTTGTAGTGGCCCACTTCCATTACACAATGGTCGGTGGAACCGTGCTAGGAGCTTTTGCTGGAATCTATTACTGGTTCCCGAAGATGTTTGGATTTAAGTTAAAGGAAAAGTGGGGGAGGGCTCACTTCTGGCTCTTCTTAATCGGCTTTCATATTACTTTCTTCCCGCAGCATTTTGCAGGATTGAACGGAATGCCTCGCAGGGTATATACCTATGCGGCTGAAGATAATGTATTTACCTTTAACTTTATCAGTACCATCGGGGCTTTTATGATGGGGATTGGAACCTTATTTTTCGTCTGGAATATTTATAGAAGCTTTAAGGATCCAGATAGGTGTGGGGACGATCCTTGGGATGGACGAACTCTTGAATGGAGTGTACCTTCTCCTTCGCCAGAACATCCTTTCGACCCGATGCCTCAGGTTACGACGATAGACCCTTTATGGGAAGCGAAACGAAATAGAGGAGGAAAGCTACCTATTGCTAAGACATCCAGATCAGCGCCGGTTGATGTAGAGTCGTGGCAACCTGTAAGCTTCTTCGGACTCATTCTGGCCCTTTCGCTCTCCTTTATTTATCACGTGACATGGCTGCAGATTCTCTTTGGCATACTGGTACTGGCTTTCTTCGCGCTACGTACGTTAACGGATGAACATACAAGAATGAAAAAGGAGGAGGAAGGACATGACCACACATAA
- the coxB gene encoding cytochrome c oxidase subunit II: protein MQKLKLLVISCIVFLTGCNLRVLDPKSETARDQSFLIQFSFALMMIVFAIVIILFIWFISKYKQNEQNKDYIPPDDKGSPWLEITWTVLPFILLAILAVPTVSITFEQSAQIEATPTDAVQIEVTGRQFSWTFSYENGVEAVNDLRLPVDRPVEFTLRSEDVIHSFWIPKLGGKKDLIPGKTRRMIVTPEETGTYQGKCAEFCGREHAQMRFTTTVMEQGEYQQWLEEMKEKIE, encoded by the coding sequence ATGCAGAAGCTTAAATTACTAGTGATTTCATGCATCGTGTTTTTGACAGGGTGTAACTTGAGAGTATTAGATCCAAAAAGTGAGACGGCTAGAGATCAGTCTTTCTTAATCCAATTTAGTTTCGCTCTTATGATGATTGTATTTGCAATCGTTATCATTCTATTTATCTGGTTTATATCAAAGTATAAGCAAAATGAGCAAAATAAAGATTACATACCTCCAGACGATAAAGGGAGTCCGTGGCTTGAGATTACTTGGACGGTGCTTCCTTTTATATTATTAGCGATATTAGCTGTTCCGACGGTATCCATTACGTTCGAACAGTCCGCACAAATAGAAGCGACACCAACAGATGCCGTCCAAATTGAAGTGACCGGTCGTCAATTCAGTTGGACTTTTTCGTACGAGAATGGTGTTGAAGCTGTGAACGACCTGAGGTTACCGGTTGATCGTCCGGTTGAGTTCACGCTTCGTTCTGAAGATGTGATTCACTCTTTTTGGATCCCAAAGCTTGGGGGAAAGAAGGATCTTATTCCCGGGAAGACAAGGAGAATGATTGTGACTCCAGAGGAAACGGGAACCTATCAAGGGAAATGTGCGGAGTTTTGCGGGCGTGAACATGCGCAGATGAGGTTCACGACAACCGTTATGGAACAAGGCGAGTACCAACAGTGGTTAGAAGAAATGAAGGAGAAAATTGAGTAA
- a CDS encoding STAS domain-containing protein has product MTHSHYYSFFQEQLQTHSSTIASSILELLEKHYPKEYSGLAENDQKDMLSFLEKVVTMIGNNIVEKEDSTQKATDLGENIGEAVAKRQGILSDYISKLSLYKEAIWTFVEGQMQGRNESFKELMDIVNRIDTLFNYMVHGFTLAFSKVEQRKLHDYEEKYLKLSTPIVPIMDHVAILPIIGEIDEKRANVIIEETLREANELDIDWLVIDLSGVYHVDDLFMSHLEKLLTSLEILGLKPVLTGMRPDLSMRAVQMGLVSKTKEDVITKATLKQAVAMLYDQTAQRS; this is encoded by the coding sequence ATGACACACTCACATTATTACTCTTTCTTTCAAGAACAATTACAAACCCACTCCTCTACGATTGCTTCTTCTATTCTAGAACTGCTAGAGAAGCATTATCCAAAGGAGTATAGTGGGCTAGCTGAAAACGATCAGAAAGATATGCTTTCCTTTCTAGAGAAAGTTGTCACGATGATTGGAAACAATATTGTGGAGAAGGAAGATTCTACTCAGAAGGCTACGGATTTAGGGGAGAACATTGGTGAAGCTGTGGCGAAACGTCAGGGCATTCTATCAGATTATATCTCTAAACTGAGCCTATATAAGGAAGCGATTTGGACTTTCGTGGAAGGCCAAATGCAAGGGCGAAATGAGTCATTCAAAGAGCTAATGGACATTGTGAATCGCATTGATACGTTATTTAATTACATGGTTCATGGCTTTACACTGGCTTTCTCAAAAGTCGAGCAGCGCAAGTTACATGATTATGAAGAAAAGTACTTGAAATTATCCACGCCGATCGTCCCTATCATGGATCACGTAGCAATCTTACCAATTATTGGCGAGATTGATGAAAAACGGGCTAATGTCATTATTGAAGAAACGCTAAGAGAAGCTAATGAACTCGATATCGATTGGCTCGTTATTGACTTATCCGGGGTCTACCATGTAGATGACTTGTTTATGAGTCACTTAGAGAAGTTGCTTACTTCCCTCGAGATTCTTGGTCTTAAGCCAGTCCTAACCGGCATGCGCCCTGACTTAAGTATGCGCGCTGTGCAGATGGGTCTTGTCTCTAAAACAAAAGAAGATGTGATTACGAAAGCTACATTGAAACAAGCCGTGGCTATGCTTTATGACCAAACGGCACAACGTTCTTAA
- a CDS encoding phasin family protein codes for MSDLLKKGFLIGIGAALNGKEKVEKVYNEMVEKGQISPSEAKEAMREFRERGEAQNEKWNAQTEAYFREQIRDLGFVTKEEYHALEERIQKLEQLHQSSSSTDEEDQEQ; via the coding sequence GTGAGTGATCTACTAAAGAAAGGGTTTTTAATCGGCATTGGTGCTGCACTGAATGGAAAAGAGAAAGTTGAAAAAGTCTATAATGAAATGGTGGAAAAGGGTCAGATAAGTCCTTCAGAGGCGAAGGAAGCGATGCGCGAATTTCGTGAAAGAGGCGAAGCGCAAAATGAAAAATGGAACGCTCAAACAGAAGCCTATTTCCGCGAGCAAATCCGCGACCTTGGCTTCGTGACGAAAGAAGAATACCATGCTTTAGAAGAACGCATTCAAAAACTAGAGCAACTCCATCAATCCTCATCTTCAACTGACGAAGAAGATCAGGAACAATAA
- a CDS encoding ABC1 kinase family protein, giving the protein MRYHALYRITIIVGMALKFFWQLFWFQRVHRIWDERTRDKWQRLLVKQAKEYRQKALMLEGLLIKFGQFLSTRADLLPPVFLKELEGLVDRVEPVPFEKSKAILEEEWGGDVSKHLKEIGDEPVASASIGEVYKGKLHNGKEVAVKIQRYRVEKIFHTDFKALRIVFWLLGRLTSIGKKADLGALYRELVYVMGKELDFTDELKHSLYFKQRFSGFKGVYVPDYYEDLSTRRVLVMEWIEGVKITDESFISENNLKREDLAKRVFDLFVEQLVSDGMFHADPHSGNLMVRSDGTIVMIDFGMVGEISKEDASYIRMIIQGFIMDDYDKVIGALEDMDFLLPYANRQKVKRLLKETADMYLQGDFEKFDQEALNQIMKDLQEFVKEQPIQMPADYAFLGRAASIVIGVLTTVYPDIDLMKWGKPVIKQWVSGGESDASLYKEVIKDTAKPLLSLPKSLNEYLTDAPRQRAFEERKQQRQMFHHYYFFYAFLSFFLFIGGGGFALYSFRNLESLYLYIGLATGATGFVAFVLVASVHFRTIKVTTKDRRNKGE; this is encoded by the coding sequence TTGAGGTATCATGCACTTTATCGAATTACAATCATCGTAGGAATGGCTTTGAAATTCTTCTGGCAATTATTCTGGTTTCAACGCGTCCATCGCATTTGGGATGAACGAACGAGGGATAAATGGCAACGCCTTCTGGTGAAGCAAGCGAAAGAATATCGCCAGAAAGCACTAATGCTTGAGGGTTTGCTCATTAAATTTGGGCAGTTCTTAAGCACCCGCGCTGACCTCCTGCCCCCTGTGTTTCTAAAGGAGTTAGAAGGATTAGTGGACAGGGTCGAACCTGTTCCATTTGAGAAATCAAAAGCGATTTTAGAGGAAGAATGGGGAGGCGACGTTTCCAAGCACCTTAAGGAAATTGGAGATGAGCCTGTCGCATCTGCATCCATTGGAGAGGTATATAAAGGAAAGCTCCATAATGGCAAGGAAGTAGCCGTTAAAATTCAGCGATACCGAGTGGAGAAAATTTTTCACACAGATTTCAAAGCCCTTCGGATCGTCTTTTGGCTTCTGGGTCGCTTAACATCGATTGGAAAGAAAGCAGACCTTGGCGCTTTGTATCGTGAACTTGTCTACGTAATGGGGAAAGAGCTTGATTTCACAGATGAATTGAAGCATTCCCTTTACTTTAAGCAAAGATTCTCCGGGTTTAAAGGAGTATACGTTCCAGACTACTATGAAGATCTATCCACAAGACGTGTGCTTGTTATGGAATGGATAGAGGGTGTGAAGATTACAGATGAGTCCTTTATAAGCGAGAATAACTTAAAACGGGAGGATCTGGCGAAACGAGTATTCGATTTATTCGTTGAACAGCTAGTATCTGATGGCATGTTTCACGCCGACCCCCATTCAGGGAATCTGATGGTCCGGTCTGATGGAACCATTGTCATGATCGACTTCGGAATGGTAGGCGAGATTAGTAAGGAAGATGCCAGTTATATACGTATGATTATACAGGGGTTCATTATGGACGATTACGATAAAGTAATCGGCGCACTTGAAGATATGGATTTCCTTCTTCCATACGCCAATCGTCAAAAAGTAAAACGTCTATTAAAAGAAACGGCTGACATGTATTTGCAGGGTGACTTTGAGAAATTTGACCAGGAAGCTCTCAATCAAATTATGAAAGACCTGCAAGAATTTGTGAAAGAACAGCCGATCCAAATGCCTGCAGACTACGCATTCCTAGGTAGAGCAGCATCAATCGTGATCGGGGTACTTACAACCGTCTATCCGGATATCGACCTCATGAAGTGGGGGAAACCTGTTATTAAGCAATGGGTATCTGGCGGTGAATCAGATGCCAGTCTTTATAAAGAAGTGATTAAAGATACAGCTAAACCGCTTCTTTCCTTACCTAAATCGTTAAATGAATACTTAACAGATGCCCCGAGACAAAGGGCCTTTGAAGAGAGAAAGCAACAACGTCAAATGTTTCATCACTATTACTTCTTTTATGCGTTTTTATCCTTTTTCCTTTTCATTGGAGGAGGAGGATTTGCATTATATAGCTTCCGGAATCTGGAATCATTGTATCTGTACATCGGTCTGGCGACAGGGGCAACGGGTTTTGTTGCATTTGTACTCGTAGCCTCGGTGCATTTCAGAACCATTAAGGTTACAACAAAAGATAGGAGGAATAAGGGTGAGTGA
- a CDS encoding GNAT family N-acetyltransferase, giving the protein MDIQVLKEDHLAFVSHWLAQLNDKDDHYIAWLESEPEAIKAQLYPLIHSENPHAFVAFEQSEMVGFIGLEPFEEETVGRLLGPFAYGEHAPHTIEELWNTALSYWKGIYSQVKVAFFEQNRPLVQFCEGEGFQLYNREKNLILPRQNYKQAPLSPSVVPYEGSFEKLEELHPSAAFFNAAEMTHLIQDPHFSLWCYKEKDQMKGYLFFEQIEGMDEGEICFLQVEDTEQGQGIGSALIQYACHHAFQEAELSIVTVPVRASNPHAERLYKDFGFTEHTTIVAYSKEVT; this is encoded by the coding sequence ATGGATATTCAAGTATTAAAAGAAGACCACCTTGCTTTTGTTAGCCACTGGTTAGCCCAGTTAAATGATAAGGACGACCATTATATCGCCTGGCTGGAATCGGAGCCAGAAGCGATCAAGGCTCAATTATATCCTTTGATCCATTCCGAGAATCCTCACGCCTTTGTAGCCTTTGAACAAAGTGAAATGGTAGGGTTTATTGGGCTCGAGCCGTTTGAAGAGGAAACGGTAGGACGCTTGCTTGGACCATTTGCCTATGGTGAACATGCACCTCACACGATTGAAGAACTCTGGAATACAGCCCTCTCTTACTGGAAGGGGATCTATTCTCAGGTTAAGGTCGCCTTTTTCGAACAAAACCGCCCTCTTGTCCAATTTTGTGAGGGGGAAGGATTCCAATTATACAATCGGGAGAAGAATTTAATCTTGCCCAGACAGAATTATAAACAAGCCCCTCTCAGTCCATCCGTGGTTCCTTACGAGGGATCATTTGAGAAACTCGAGGAACTGCACCCTAGTGCAGCCTTCTTTAACGCAGCAGAGATGACCCACCTGATTCAGGATCCCCACTTTTCATTATGGTGCTATAAAGAAAAGGACCAGATGAAAGGGTATCTCTTCTTTGAACAAATCGAAGGGATGGATGAAGGTGAAATTTGCTTCTTACAAGTGGAAGACACAGAGCAAGGGCAAGGGATCGGATCGGCTTTAATTCAATACGCTTGTCATCATGCCTTCCAAGAGGCTGAGCTATCCATTGTGACCGTCCCTGTCCGCGCTAGCAATCCTCATGCAGAGCGATTGTATAAAGACTTTGGTTTCACAGAACACACGACAATCGTTGCCTATTCTAAAGAGGTAACGTAA
- a CDS encoding AraC family transcriptional regulator — protein sequence MSTSIKQATIEQFMKVRLQNRNHDYLHPSYLMERQLLVAVSQGDQEKAHQLLHSINEERAIISPNPTLRSVKNVLVSSCTLFTRTIIHSGVQPEDAFELSDHYVELIERTDDVEQLFQLEREMLKQFIERLNKEETLPYSKVVNQAIAFIHDRILEDLTLDSIAQNSLVSPSYLSHLFKKEVGVSVVQYINQKRIEESKYFLLHTTTPISDIATLFQFCNQSYYTSLFKKYTSVTPKEFRESHSKVGQETALS from the coding sequence ATGAGTACGTCTATTAAACAGGCAACAATTGAACAGTTTATGAAAGTTCGCTTACAGAATCGCAACCATGATTACTTACATCCATCTTATTTGATGGAACGCCAACTACTTGTCGCTGTCTCACAAGGGGACCAGGAAAAAGCCCATCAACTCTTACATTCTATAAATGAAGAACGAGCGATCATTTCACCAAACCCGACATTGCGTTCCGTTAAGAATGTTCTCGTAAGTTCTTGTACCCTCTTTACCCGTACAATTATTCATAGCGGGGTACAGCCGGAAGACGCTTTCGAATTAAGTGATCACTACGTCGAGCTCATTGAAAGAACCGATGACGTGGAGCAACTTTTTCAGCTTGAACGAGAGATGCTCAAGCAGTTTATTGAGCGTCTAAACAAAGAAGAAACGCTCCCCTACAGTAAAGTCGTTAATCAGGCGATCGCCTTTATTCACGATCGCATTTTAGAAGATCTTACGCTCGACTCGATTGCACAGAATAGTTTGGTCAGTCCAAGTTATTTATCACACCTATTTAAGAAAGAAGTAGGCGTCTCGGTCGTCCAGTATATTAATCAGAAGCGGATTGAGGAATCCAAATACTTTCTTCTTCACACCACTACTCCTATATCCGATATTGCCACCCTCTTTCAATTTTGCAACCAAAGCTACTACACCTCACTATTCAAAAAGTACACAAGCGTTACTCCGAAAGAATTCAGAGAGTCTCATTCTAAAGTGGGACAGGAAACTGCGCTGTCTTAA
- a CDS encoding fructosamine kinase family protein: MNKAIQNALESMGDSSSIQKSKSISGGDINDALYIQTKEEEYFVKVNQQVPEHFFRVEAKGLSLIRDTKAIRVPEVYYYDEPRENEQAVLIMEWIKGQKEKDTEEQLGRGVAKMHQAYGEQFGFEEDTFIGSLPQPNQFVSDWTTYYHDYRLVPQFNMAAERGELPLERKTRLKKVMERLPQWLNHDVKPSLLHGDLWGGNWMSGPNGEPVLIDPSVFYGDHAFELAFTEVFGGYSEAFYRAYEEELSLPENYEDIKPLYQLYYLLAHLNLFGEAYAGSVDRILKRYVG, translated from the coding sequence ATGAATAAAGCCATTCAAAACGCATTAGAATCAATGGGGGATTCTTCCTCCATCCAAAAATCTAAGTCGATTTCGGGCGGAGATATTAACGACGCTCTTTATATTCAAACGAAGGAAGAAGAATATTTCGTAAAGGTCAACCAACAGGTTCCGGAACACTTCTTCCGTGTTGAAGCGAAGGGGCTTTCTTTAATACGGGATACAAAAGCCATCCGTGTACCAGAAGTCTACTATTATGATGAACCCCGCGAGAACGAACAGGCCGTTCTGATTATGGAGTGGATCAAAGGACAAAAGGAAAAAGACACAGAAGAACAGCTAGGGCGGGGAGTTGCTAAGATGCATCAGGCCTATGGTGAGCAATTCGGATTCGAAGAGGATACCTTTATCGGTTCACTTCCCCAACCCAATCAATTTGTAAGTGATTGGACCACCTACTATCATGACTACCGCCTCGTTCCGCAATTCAATATGGCAGCTGAACGAGGAGAATTGCCTCTTGAGCGGAAGACTCGCTTAAAGAAAGTGATGGAGCGTTTGCCACAGTGGCTGAACCATGATGTAAAGCCCTCCTTGCTCCACGGAGATTTATGGGGCGGGAATTGGATGAGCGGACCAAATGGAGAACCTGTTTTAATCGATCCATCTGTTTTCTACGGGGACCATGCATTTGAACTGGCCTTCACAGAAGTGTTTGGAGGCTATTCAGAAGCCTTTTACCGTGCTTACGAGGAAGAACTCTCTTTACCGGAGAATTACGAAGACATCAAGCCACTCTACCAATTATACTATTTACTCGCTCATCTTAACCTATTCGGAGAAGCCTACGCCGGAAGCGTCGACCGCATCCTCAAACGTTACGTAGGCTAA